The nucleotide window ACTAAACCTGAAAGCGTATTGCTAAAGGCTAGTACTAACGTGAACGCCAATATGAGCGCTATGACGAACCTCAATTGTGACATCAGTATAGAACAATAGGATGATTTAATAACTTTTATCATCACTAGATCATCATCCGAGATGAGTAGACCGTTAGTTGCAGTCGGGTCTGTGATTTTCAGGAAAGATAGAGTCTTACTGGTCAGGAGGGCCCATCCTCCCAACGCAGATAAATGGGCTATACCCGGTGGAAAGGTGGAATTTGGGGAGACGTTGCGAGAAGCAGTCAAGAGGGAAACTTTGGAGGAGACGGGACTAGAGGTTGAACCTAGGGTCCTCATGGCTATTATAGAAGTCTTTAGGGAGGGTTACCATTACGTCATCTTAGACTTCATCAGCGAAGAAATAGGAGGAAACTTGAGACCCTCCTCTGACGCTAAGGAGGTCAAGTTCTACAGTAGGGAGGAGTTAGATCAGCTGGACTTGACTTCCACGACAAGGGAGATGTTAGAGAGATTCTGGCAGGGGGAGAGGATGCCTTTCATGATCACTGAAATCTCCAAGTAGACCCCTCCTTGGAATCTAAGAGCTTGACACCGTTTTTCAATAGGATATCTCTAATCTGGTCAGACAAATCGTACATTTGCCTTTTTCTCAGAATATTTCTTATTTCCACTACACTGTCCAATATTTTCTCTATCCTTTCCGTCTCTGCAGAGAACTCCTCATCCATGACTCCAAATACTTCGTTAAATTGCCTAAATCCGTCCAATGCTATTAGGGCACCTAAAGGATCCTCGCTGTATTGAAGTTTGGAGAATGTTACAGATGCTAACTCATGGATTGCAGATAAGGCATTGGCAGTGTCAAAGTCGTTATCCATGGACTCATTGAACTTTGACACCAAGGAAACAACCTGTTTCTGAGTCCTTATATCTTCGTCCTTTGCATAATATTTCGGCCCTTCCTGTATTATCTTCCTCAATATGGAAATGGAATCCTTGAGTCTTTGGAGGGCTCTGGAGCTTTGCTCTAGATTCTCCTCGCTGTACTCAACTGAGGTTCTATATTGGGAGGAGAGGAACCAGTAACGGAGCACGGAAGGGCCATACTTACCGAGAGCCTCTTTTAGTGGAACTATGTTTCCCTTGGACTTAGACATCTTCTCCTTCCTGATGGTTAGGAAAGCTACGTGCAACCAATACTTTACCCAGGTACCTCCAGTTAAGGACTCCGTCTGGGCCCTTTCATTCTCGTGATGAGGAAATACTAGATCCATCCCTCCACCGTGGATATCGATCTTGCTCCCCAAGTATCTCGTTGACATTGTGGAGCACTCAATGTGCCAACCTGGTCTCCCTTTACCCCAGGGGGACTCCCAGAAAGGTTCCCCCGGCTTATTAGCCTTCCAAAGGGCGAAGTCATATGGGTTTCTCTTCTCCTTTACCGCCTCTTCTTCCTGTCCCCAAGCCTCCATCCTTGTGTTGGATAGTTCGCCGTATTTAGGATAGGAATTCACGTCAAAGTAAACGCTTCCGTTGGAAAGGTAGGCGTGACCTTTTTCAATTAGTTTTTCTATAAATTCTATTATCTCCTTGATATGAGTTGATACCTTAGGGTGGAGGTCTATCCTCACCTTTAGGTCAGTCATCATCTCTAGGTAACTCTTGGAGTAGAGTTCAGAGACTTCCTCCCAAGTGACTCCGGTCTCCTTAGCCTTGTTTATTATTTTATCGTCAATATCTGTTATATTCTGGATCCGTATGACGTTATACCCCTTCCTTCTCAAGTATCTGGTCATAGCGTCAAAGGCTACGAACGTCCTACCGTGGCCTATGTGAACTTCATCATATACCGTTGGACCGCAAACGTACATCCTCACCGTGTCTTCGTAATAAGGAACGAACTCCTCTAGCCTTCTCCCAAGAGTATTGAACAGCCTTAACATAAAATCCACTTGAAATTAAGTTAGTATAGTCTCTATTAGGTTTTAGGTTAGCGAGGAATTATAACTATCTCTATGTAAAAATATGTCCTTTAAAATGTATTTATTGACTTTTAATAGACAGGGAAATATTAAACGTTGGTGGTGATGAATTCATGGACACGGACAAGGTCTCAAGTCCCATTTCCTTCAAGTTCCTCTTCATAGTGGTAATGGCTTCCCCCATGAGGTCAGTCAGCACGTCCAGACTACTCTCAGCAATCTCTCCGACCTTGCTTGACATCAGTGAACTTAAAACGGAAGGTTGCATCAGGTAAGCGTAAAGTATGTTGACCTTCTCCACTGTCCCAATGAGCGAGACTATGGACTGGTCCCAGTTTTTATCCTTAATGCTATTTTCAAATTTCTCAACTGATTCCAGAATTTTCTTCAACTGCATCTTAGAAAATGCTATTATTCCCTGTTCGGCAACGCTAAGACCGATTCCTCCTATTTTATCCAAATTATTCAAAAGTTCTTTAACTTTTTCTTTGGACTCCATAGTATAGATTATGTTCATCTTCGCATAAAAGCATTGGGGAGAAGGAAACATTATGACAGAAACTTTAGTGGTTTTAGGGGGAGGAGCTGCAGGGATGAGCGCGGCTTCTAGGGCAAGAAGACTAAGACCTGATATTGACATAAAGGTGATTGAGGCGACAAGTATGGTTAGCCACGCCCCCTGTGGAATACCTTATTTTGTGGAAGGTCTTTTCGACGACGAAAACCTATTCATGACCTACACCCCCTTATTCTTTGAGAAGGAAAGGAAGATAGAGATGTTTACTAATACTACAGTGAGAGAGGTAGATATTGGATCTAGAACTGTTGATGTTGGAAATAAGAGGCTTGAATATGATTGGCTCGTAATCTCTTTAGGGGCAGTTCCCAAAAGGATCCCTGAGGCTGAAGGCAAGAGGGTTTTCTACGTGCATCATCCGGCTCACGCTGTGGAACTGAGAAGGGATCTTTGGTCCTTAAATAAGGTAGCAGTAATTGGTGGAGGAATACTGGGAGTCGAGATGGCTGAAGCACTGGTAGCTTTAGGTAAGAAGGTAGTGCTGATACATAGGGGACGTTACGTGTTAAATAGAATGCTGGATGAGGACTTGGGGAAGGTAGTTACGGACGCTGTGAGTAAGGATGTAGATCTTAGGCTAGGAGAAGACGTGGAAGACATTGGAGAAAAAAGTGTAAAAACCGACAAGGGAAAATACGAAGTGGATGGAGTAGTTTTAGCCCTTGGCGTTACGCCCAACGTATCCCTCTTCAAAGGAAAATTGAACCTGGGAAAGTCAGGTGCAATCGAGACAAACGAATACATGGAGACCAGTATGAAAGGAGTTTACGCTGCAGGAGATGTGGCAGAAACGGTCAACCTAGTCTCTGCTGAGAGAGTGTGGATGCCCTTCGCTCCAGTGGCTAATAAGATGGGTTTCGTAGCTGGCAGCAACGTTGGTGGCAAGAGGACAACATTTCCAGGTACAGTGGGGAACATGATTACAAAGTACAGGGATATTTACATAGGTAAAGTGGGGCTTAACGAGGCTGAAGCAAAAAAGGCTGGTTTTAAACCGATCTCCGCTACCATTAAGAGCAAAACCAGAGCCAGGTATTATCCAGGAGCAAAGGACATATATGTCAGGTTAATAGCAGACGAGGAAAGCAAAAGACTCCTCGGAGGACAGATAGTGGGTGGTGAGGAGGTCTTAGGCAGACTAGACGCCATATCAGTCGCGTTGATGAAGAGGGTTACAGTCGAGGAGATGTTCTTCGCGGAGATGGGTTACCTCCCTGCTATATCTGTCGTGTGGGATCCAATTACCGTCGCAGCCCGACAGCTGCTGAAAGCGTGAGTAATACACTATATTTAAATATTTCTATCATTGTTATTATTTTAATATGAGCATGAGGGGTGGGCTATCGAAAGTATTTACTGAGACAGTTGCCAAGTACATAGTCTTCCAGTTCAATAACCCACCTCTCGTTACGCAGGCAGGGGACTATGATGTACATGACGAAGTATTTGTGCAAGATCCTAAGGGACTTATCAAGGTTGTTGATGAGCTTTCCCAGCTAAACGAGGAAGTAGTGGCAATAGACGGTAGCAGTAGGAGTTTCTTCTTTTCCCAAGGAGTAGTTTCGGTAAGCTCAGTCGTTGCTTTCTCTAACACTAGGGGTGCGTTGCTTACTTTCCCGTCATTTGGCGGAATGAAGGGACTGGATCAAGATATTCCTTTCATATCAATAGCTACACCTTTCACCAATGTCGATAGGATAGAAGATTTTGTCCTTCCTCCATCAGTTTCGAAATTTTCCACACAACAACTGAATATTAACGACCAAAACGCACTCGAAACAGAGCTAAGGTTTTCCCTTGAGACTGCATGTATTGAGAGATTGAAGGACAAACAGTTCGTATTAATTGATGGCCCTCTTATTCCTAGATTTATCTATTTGAATAAAAAAATATCACAAAAACTGATAGAGAGAAGAAAAAGTACACTGAACCGTAATCTAGTCGGGATTGTGAAGAGGGTCAACAGATCCTCAATATTGGTCAACGCCATGAGGAAAGATGACAACTATTTTTACTCAACGTATGGGATCAATCCTCACTCTTTCTCTTCCGACGAGGCTCTGTTAACCCATCTAGCTAGGAAAATACAAAGGACTCCTAACAGACCTTTCATTGTCGGTCCAGTAATTAGAAAACAGGAGGAGCTGGAAATTACTTCCCATTATGTTGTCGTACCTTTTCATCCTTTTGTTGAGAAATTTTCAATACTACGTATAGAATCAATCTCGAACTCCTTCTTACCAGAGACTTTACTTTCCATTCCTATGTCCTTTGATGGGATTCCTTTACCATTGGCATTGGCTGATAAGCTGGCTAAGGAGATATCGTCAGCTGTATTTTCCCTGTTAATACAGGATTTACAACAGATGGGAATGCAAGCCAGTTTCTACAGCAGGCTGGAGGGTCTTGGACTTTGATCGATGAGCTTTATAACGGCGTAAAGGACAGGGCAGGAAGAGCCAGAGCGTTGGCCGTCACCCTGGGAAGTGCAATAGGTAGGATATCTAAGTATATTCCCAATAAAATAGACCAAGAGAACCTCTACGTAAACGTAGTCGTTGATCCCAATACCTACTACTCTTTCGACTATCTGGGAAGAATTGGTATACTTTTGGGGACGGTGGACATAAGAACTCTTCAGTTCATTCTCCTTCAGGTAGTAGGATATGAGAGGAGTGACATCACCTCCTCCCTTTTCAACTCCAACGATTTAACTCCTAAGATGATGGAGGATGAGGATCCTGGGACTCTAATTGGGAACGTCATACTGAAGTGCGAAATGCTAACTAGGTTAGATCCCCTAACAAAGGGAGAGGCACTGCCTGCTGATATTATCCCTGAACCACAATCCCCAGTAATAATCCCATACCCTGAAATGATTGAACGGGCAATGAGCATAAATAGGGGGAGACTTAAGTTCGGATTCCTTGAGGTATCCAACTCCGAGGCAAAAGTGGGAATTCCCCCTGAAGAACTGAACTTCCATGCCCTAGTTATAGGAACAACGGGTGCAGGCAAGACATCCTTCATTAAGGACGTTATAGCCTCTCTCTTAAAGACAGTTGATGACGAGCAAATTGTTGTCTTTGATGCGACAGGGGACTATTATCATTCCTTTCTTCCCCCAGACTTCTCCTCTGAGACTGTAAGAAGAGGACTAGAGGACTTTCAAAAGCTCAACGGCCCTCTGGAGGGAGTAGAGGAGAATGTAATTTTCCCAGTGACTGTTCAATGGGTAAGGCGAAACCTAACTGAGAGAAACGAAGAGGAGATTACCAAAACCTACTTCGACCTGTACGTGAGGCCTTTACTGGAACATATTAAAAAAAGAGGTATTGAGACAGAGATCCAGATCTCAGGGAGAACTATTTCACTGGAGACTAAAGGATGGAAATCAAAGATTAACGTGAACCCGTTCTATCTTTCCTTTAAGGAAAACGTAAAAATTATACACAAACTTAATCCATATTTCAGTGAACAGGCATCACACTTTCTGAAGATAATGACCTCAGAGATTAAGGACGTAATTAACCTGGAGGAGTTTATTGAGACAATTAACGAGGAGAGATTTGAAAAATTACAAGTACACAAGAGCACCAGGGAGAACATTCTTAGAGGGCTCTATCTCCTCAGGGAGACGGGGCTCTTTGACATCAGAGTTCCTAGAACCTCATTAAATGATATCCTTTCAAGTTCTAAATTTATAGTTATAGATTTATACAACCAAGAGCTGGACGACTTCTCCCAGAAAATATTAACGTACTATTTTCTGGATAGGATATTCTCGCTAAGAGAGAGGAAGATGAGGTCAGGAGAGACCAACAACAGACTTCTGATGGTTATAGATGAGGCACATAGGTTCTTCCCTTCCGCAAGAGGGGGAGAAGAGGACAACAACTATGTAAGGCGTGTGGCTGGAAAAATCTCTACGCTAATGAGATTGGGGAGGAGGAGAAGAATAGGCTTTCTATTCTCCACCCACAACCCGAACGACCTCAGTGACATAATAGTGCAACTAGCCAATACAAAGTTCGTATTTAGGGTCTCCCTGGAAATCTCAGAGAACCTTGGGCTGACTAAGACTGATGCTAAAATATTAAGCTGGGAAAGGAATGGTGTAGCATATATGATTTCTCCATGGTTAAGACAAGGAAAATTAAAGATAAGGATTCCAGTCCCTCCTCCACTAGGACATTACGACCTCTCCAGGACATAGGTGATGCGTTTGGATCCAACTGACAATTTAAAATTAATAATAAATAATCTAAGAAATAGCAGGAGTAAGCCGGACGTTATAGAAATGTTAAAGGAGGTCGTTAAGCTGTTACCCCCTTCTGACGACATTGCAATATCAATAGGGAAGAAAGG belongs to Metallosphaera tengchongensis and includes:
- a CDS encoding FAD-dependent oxidoreductase, whose protein sequence is MTETLVVLGGGAAGMSAASRARRLRPDIDIKVIEATSMVSHAPCGIPYFVEGLFDDENLFMTYTPLFFEKERKIEMFTNTTVREVDIGSRTVDVGNKRLEYDWLVISLGAVPKRIPEAEGKRVFYVHHPAHAVELRRDLWSLNKVAVIGGGILGVEMAEALVALGKKVVLIHRGRYVLNRMLDEDLGKVVTDAVSKDVDLRLGEDVEDIGEKSVKTDKGKYEVDGVVLALGVTPNVSLFKGKLNLGKSGAIETNEYMETSMKGVYAAGDVAETVNLVSAERVWMPFAPVANKMGFVAGSNVGGKRTTFPGTVGNMITKYRDIYIGKVGLNEAEAKKAGFKPISATIKSKTRARYYPGAKDIYVRLIADEESKRLLGGQIVGGEEVLGRLDAISVALMKRVTVEEMFFAEMGYLPAISVVWDPITVAARQLLKA
- a CDS encoding NUDIX hydrolase, with the protein product MSRPLVAVGSVIFRKDRVLLVRRAHPPNADKWAIPGGKVEFGETLREAVKRETLEETGLEVEPRVLMAIIEVFREGYHYVILDFISEEIGGNLRPSSDAKEVKFYSREELDQLDLTSTTREMLERFWQGERMPFMITEISK
- a CDS encoding ATP-binding protein, which produces MIDELYNGVKDRAGRARALAVTLGSAIGRISKYIPNKIDQENLYVNVVVDPNTYYSFDYLGRIGILLGTVDIRTLQFILLQVVGYERSDITSSLFNSNDLTPKMMEDEDPGTLIGNVILKCEMLTRLDPLTKGEALPADIIPEPQSPVIIPYPEMIERAMSINRGRLKFGFLEVSNSEAKVGIPPEELNFHALVIGTTGAGKTSFIKDVIASLLKTVDDEQIVVFDATGDYYHSFLPPDFSSETVRRGLEDFQKLNGPLEGVEENVIFPVTVQWVRRNLTERNEEEITKTYFDLYVRPLLEHIKKRGIETEIQISGRTISLETKGWKSKINVNPFYLSFKENVKIIHKLNPYFSEQASHFLKIMTSEIKDVINLEEFIETINEERFEKLQVHKSTRENILRGLYLLRETGLFDIRVPRTSLNDILSSSKFIVIDLYNQELDDFSQKILTYYFLDRIFSLRERKMRSGETNNRLLMVIDEAHRFFPSARGGEEDNNYVRRVAGKISTLMRLGRRRRIGFLFSTHNPNDLSDIIVQLANTKFVFRVSLEISENLGLTKTDAKILSWERNGVAYMISPWLRQGKLKIRIPVPPPLGHYDLSRT
- a CDS encoding DNA double-strand break repair nuclease NurA, with the translated sequence MSMRGGLSKVFTETVAKYIVFQFNNPPLVTQAGDYDVHDEVFVQDPKGLIKVVDELSQLNEEVVAIDGSSRSFFFSQGVVSVSSVVAFSNTRGALLTFPSFGGMKGLDQDIPFISIATPFTNVDRIEDFVLPPSVSKFSTQQLNINDQNALETELRFSLETACIERLKDKQFVLIDGPLIPRFIYLNKKISQKLIERRKSTLNRNLVGIVKRVNRSSILVNAMRKDDNYFYSTYGINPHSFSSDEALLTHLARKIQRTPNRPFIVGPVIRKQEELEITSHYVVVPFHPFVEKFSILRIESISNSFLPETLLSIPMSFDGIPLPLALADKLAKEISSAVFSLLIQDLQQMGMQASFYSRLEGLGL
- the cysS gene encoding cysteine--tRNA ligase, giving the protein MLRLFNTLGRRLEEFVPYYEDTVRMYVCGPTVYDEVHIGHGRTFVAFDAMTRYLRRKGYNVIRIQNITDIDDKIINKAKETGVTWEEVSELYSKSYLEMMTDLKVRIDLHPKVSTHIKEIIEFIEKLIEKGHAYLSNGSVYFDVNSYPKYGELSNTRMEAWGQEEEAVKEKRNPYDFALWKANKPGEPFWESPWGKGRPGWHIECSTMSTRYLGSKIDIHGGGMDLVFPHHENERAQTESLTGGTWVKYWLHVAFLTIRKEKMSKSKGNIVPLKEALGKYGPSVLRYWFLSSQYRTSVEYSEENLEQSSRALQRLKDSISILRKIIQEGPKYYAKDEDIRTQKQVVSLVSKFNESMDNDFDTANALSAIHELASVTFSKLQYSEDPLGALIALDGFRQFNEVFGVMDEEFSAETERIEKILDSVVEIRNILRKRQMYDLSDQIRDILLKNGVKLLDSKEGSTWRFQ